A window of the Fusarium poae strain DAOMC 252244 chromosome 3, whole genome shotgun sequence genome harbors these coding sequences:
- a CDS encoding hypothetical protein (SECRETED:SignalP(1-18)) — MQSRIVTILGVMATIVICVMPARFESAAPKYPISIKLRSADGLAWTFKLPIYQDLTQNGAVTRESTS, encoded by the exons ATGCAGTCCAGAATAGTAACA ATCCTAGGTGTAATGGCGACGATTGTCATTTGCGTTATGCCAGCTCGATTTGAAAGCGCCGCGCCAAAATATCCAA TTTCAATAAAGCTCAGGTCTGCGGACGGCCTCGCTTGGACTTTCAAGCTTCCCATCTACCAGGACCTGACGCAAAACGGTGCCG TGACTCGCGAATCAACAAGCTAA